Proteins encoded in a region of the Triticum dicoccoides isolate Atlit2015 ecotype Zavitan chromosome 3A, WEW_v2.0, whole genome shotgun sequence genome:
- the LOC119267514 gene encoding peptide-N4-(N-acetyl-beta-glucosaminyl)asparagine amidase A-like yields the protein MAEPFVHAVLFLLLAITSLPISMASLHKLRLSASEVAAIEERAPPPPDQPTTFFEVDRPHRPPPGSFGPCSTVLLSHSFAYTYTKPPVTAAYSPPPCLAAAGGHASLISLAVLEWRSACRGVQYDRIFGVWLGGAELLRGCTAEPRRNGIEWSVSKDVTKYASLLAARNPSTLSVYLGNVVDEQYTGVYHANLTLHLYFRHPLQPPQPGLGPADVIVPVSQSLSLNDGLWFQIQNGEDVGSASLAVPTNAYRAVLEVYLSYHAHDEFWYTNTINSHGPFREVTVSIDGDLVGAVWPFPVIYTGGINPLLWRPITGIGSFSLPSYDIEITPFLEKLLDGKAHKFDLSVTNAQDSWLIDANLHLWLDPRGAPTTAGITSYDAPPLDTTTAFRPDGPGTEFYYTTAFRRISATGWVQTPSYGKITATWTQRLSYDNTNEVQGDSQQVVNQTTEAYSGVHVSDRGGIAYSQVAQQSFRLDVFVGVVNEEFNGSYTVARDVRLGFAEERVAAGRAGFWSRSLSNAQECAVDVDMDEEGDVVGVSSGTRQIYRYEATDGCYSRNVTSSGYGIVSDHSDEVCVKGSFVSGAGALASPALARRTNS from the coding sequence ATGGCCGAGCCCTTCGTGCACGCTGTCCTCTTCCTCCTGCTAGCCATCACTTCCCTTCCGATCTCCATGGCTTCGCTTCACAAGCTCCGTCTCTCAGCCTCCGAGGTTGCCGCGATCGAGGAGCGCGCGCCGCCTCCGCCGGACCAGCCCACCACCTTCTTCGAGGTGGACCGGCCGCACCGGCCACCGCCGGGAAGCTTCGGCCCATGCTCCACCGTGCTTCTCTCACACTCCTTCGCTTACACCTACACCAAGCCCCCGGTCACGGCCGCCTACtccccgccgccgtgcctcgccgcCGCGGGCGGACACGCCTCGCTGATTTCCCTTGCCGTTCTCGAGTGGCGATCCGCCTGCCGGGGCGTCCAGTACGACcgcatcttcggagtctggctcggCGGCGCCGAGCTCCTCCGCGGCTGCACGGCGGAGCCACGGAGAAACGGCATCGAGTGGTCCGTGTCCAAGGATGTCACCAAGTACGCGTCCCTCCTCGCCGCCCgcaacccctccaccctctccgtcTACCTCGGCAACGTCGTCGACGAGCAGTACACCGGCGTGTACCACGCCAACCTCACGCTCCACCTCTACTTCCGCCACCCGCTGCAGCCTCCACAGCCCGGGCTGGGCCCCGCCGACGTCATCGTCCCCGTCTCGCAGAGCCTCTCGCTGAACGACGGCCTGTGGTTCCAGATCCAGAACGGCGAGGACGTCGGGTCAGCGAGCCTTGCCGTGCCGACCAACGCCTACCGTGCCGTCCTCGAGGTGTACCTCTCGTACCACGCCCACGACGAGTTCTGGTACACCAACACGATCAACAGCCACGGCCCGTTCCGCGAGGTCACCGTCAGCAtcgacggcgatctcgtcggcgCCGTCTGGCCGTTCCCTGTCATCTACACCGGCGGCATTAACCCCCTCCTCTGGCGCCCGATCACGGGGATCGGCTCGTTCAGTCTCCCGTCCTACGATATCGAGATCACGCCGTTCTTGGAAAAATTGCTGGACGGCAAGGCGCACAAGTTCGACCTGTCAGTGACCAACGCCCAGGACTCGTGGCTCATCGACGCCAACCTCCACCTCTGGCTGGACCCCAGGGGAGCGCCGACGACGGCGGGCATCACCAGCTACGACGCGCCACCGCTGGACACCACCACGGCGTTCCGGCCCGACGGCCCCGGCACCGAGTTCTACTACACGACGGCGTTCCGGCGCATCTCTGCCACGGGGTGGGTGCAAACGCCGTCCTACGGCAAGATCACGGCGACGTGGACGCAGAGGCTCAGCTACGACAACACGAACGAGGTCCAGGGCGACAGCCAGCAGGTGGTGAACCAGACGACCGAAGCGTACTCCGGCGTACACGTCAGTGACCGCGGCGGCATCGCATACTCGCAAGTGGCGCAACAGAGCTTCCGGCTCGACGTGTTCGTGGGCGTGGTGAACGAGGAGTTCAACGGCTCGTACACGGTGGCGAGGGACGTCCGGCTGGGGTTCGCCGAGGAGAGGGTCGCCGCCGGCCGCGCGGGGTTCTGGTCTCGGTCGCTGAGCAACGCGCAGGAATGCGCGGTGGATGTGGACATGGACGAAGAAGGGGACGTGGTCGGGGTGTCGTCGGGCACGAGGCAGATCTACAGGTACGAGGCGACCGACGGGTGCTACTCCCGGAACGTGACCAGCAGCGGTTATGGCATTGTCTCTGACCATTCCGACGAGGTTTGCGTGAAGGGGTCGTTTGTCTCCGGTGCCGGCGCCCTGGCATCGCCGGCTTTGGCGCGACGGACGAACTCGTGA